In Gadus morhua chromosome 2, gadMor3.0, whole genome shotgun sequence, the DNA window TTGCGGATAAGCAGCTCGGTAGATTTCTGGTACCTACGGATCTCTCTCAGGGCCACGGTCCCGGGCCTGTAACGATGGGGCTTCTTCACACCGCCGGTGGCCGGGGCGCTCTTACGGGCTGCCTTGGTGGCGAGCTGCTTCCTGGGGGCTTTGCCACCGGTGGACTTACGAGCGGTCTGCTTGGTTCTGGCCATTGCGGTTGGGAGTCTTCAAATCGACGGTATGGAAGAAATCCGTCGAGTAGAGAATATTAAGCCAGTCCCGGAGATCCGCCCACGATGATTGGTCTCTCTGTGAGAGAGGGCGGATAAAGTACCTCCCTCACAAAACGCCCCTTTTGGAATCATAACCAACCTTATCTCTAAGAAAGGGAGGTAGTGCACAATTTACGTTTTTTATAAAGCAGTAAAGCAGTGTTAAATTTCAGCTTGTTTATATAGACTgcgttctgttttttttttttttctaaatacagCACGGTACAGACAACActttaggttgaataatctatagtgtaGTTGGTGAGGAGCAGTCTCCAGACGGGCTCCTTGGCTGTAGATCCATCTTCTCCCCGAACCAAAGGTTTGGGACGAGTATCATATATATAAGAAAACGTGAATAACAAAAGAACGTAGGCAGTCTCTCCCTTGATAATGTGGCCCTGGCTGTGTCCCAAATGGCCCGGTCGGTCCGTCCTTGTACGGACGTAAACAATCGGAGGATTGTTTGAAATAATATCGGTTGGAGCACTAAGAAATGTGAACAgttaaaataatatatctcAAATATGAATAAAGAACAATTAACTGTTCTTACTAATGGAGAAACATTAGTGACAACACCAGAGCCGAAATGTGTTTACTGCCAGACTATTGCATTCATTCCGTCCATTAGTACTTCTACAGAATAGAAAAGCCTGGTATAGGCTTTACTCATGAAGGGCATCGATATTCATACATCACTAATGCCCCCTTTTATGGACAAGTAGTCATAATTTAGAAAAACATTAAACGCGTTATATCCCGGCTCTGGGGGTTAACGGCAGAAAATAGTATTAGGTAAACGATAGGCCTAGCTCATAGGTCAGTTTGGAGCAAGCTCTTGGAGGTATTTGGGTGGTTCTTAAAAGAACCGTTTGTTTGGTTGAATGGTGAGGTCTACTTGGAGCTGGTGTACTTGGTCACAGCCTTGGTGCCCTCAGACACGGCGTGCTTGGCCAGCTCACCGGGGAGCAGCAGGCGGACGGCGGTCTGGATCTCCCTGGAGGTGATGGTGCGGCGTTTGTTGTAGTGAGCCAGGCGAGAGGCCTCACCGGCGATACGCTCGAAGATGTCGTTGACGAAGGAGTTCATGATCCCCATCGCCTTGGAGGAAATGCCGGTGTCGGGGTGGACCTGCTTCAGCACCTTGTATACGTAGATGGCATAGCTCTCCTTCCTGGACTTGCGGCGCTTCTTGCCGCCCTTAACTGCGGTCTTCGAGACGGCTTTCTTAGAGCCCTTCTTGGGAGCGGGTTTAGCAACGTCAGCAGGCATGATGAGAATGAATGCGAATACCGCTCTCTCCCTGTTACAACCGTATTTATAGGAGGCGCATGCAAATCAGCATGTGACATGCCGTTTGCGTGAATGGCTGGATTAAGGGACACAGAATTCCGTTGCTGGGAGAAAGATCATTATAGTTACTAGATCATTATATGACTCGAACTGTTCATTCAATGTAAACAAATATTTTTAGCTTCTTAACGTTTCTGATCCAGCTCACGGTCTTTCTGACCGGTTTATTATCATATACATGCAACATTACTATAAATATCGTTAATATATTTTCACTCATGAAAAATGGTCTCAGTAACATTATTATACCATCCTTTTAAATTGAAACATCTTTTAAATCAATACTGGTTTAATGACTCGAGGCAGCTTTTTCTGACCGCTTTTAACTACGTCACAGAAGAAGACATTTACCGCGCGGTACATTTTGAATTCTGCTGTAGACCTACTTGGTTGCTAGGCATTTGACCGAGCAGACCGTTGCCCAAATAGATGGCAGAAAATAACGATCTAGCACGAATGTAAACTTCAGCCACTCGTTTCAAAAGGCAACCATTATTTCCCCTTTTAAGGACAAGTAGTCATAATTTAGCAAAGGGATTCAACGACATGGTACAATAAACGTGTTTTATCCCGGCGTTGGGGGTTAACTGCAGAAAATAGTATTATGTAAACGATATAGGCCTAGCTCATAGATCAGTTTGGAGCAAGCTCTTTTGTAGGTAATTGGGTGGTTCTTAAAAGAACCGTTTGTTTGGTTGAAGGGTGAGGTCTACTTGGAGCTGGTGTACTTGGTCACAGCCTTGGTGCCCTCAGACACGGCGTGCTTGGCCAGCTCACCGGGGAGCAGCAGGCGGACGGCGGTCTGGATCTCCCTGGAGGTGATGGTGCGGCGTTTGTTGTAGTGAGCCAGGCGAGAGGCCTCGCCGGCGATACGCTCGAAGATGTCGTTGACGAAGGAGTTCATGATCCCCATCGCCTTGGAGGAGATGCCGGTGTCGGGGTGGACCTGCTTCAGCACCTTGTAGACGTAGATGGCATAGCTCTCCTTCCTGGACTTGCGGCGCTTCTTACCGCCCTTAACTGCGGTCTTCGAGACGGCTTTCTTAGAGCCCTTCTTGGGAGCGGGTTTGGCAACGTCAGCAGGCATGATGAGAATGAATGCGAATACCGCTCTCTCCCTGTTACAACCGTATTTATAGGAGGCGCATGCAAATCAGCATGTGACATGCCGTTTGCGTGATTGGCTGGATTAAGGGACACAGAATTCCGTTGCTGGGAGAAAGATCATTATAGTTACTAGAATCTAGATCATTATATGACTCGAACAAAAATATTTGTTTACATTGAATGAACACATTCAATGTAAACAAATATTTTTAGCTTCTTAACGTTTCTGATCCAGCTCACGGTCTTTCTGACCGGTTTATTATCATATACATGA includes these proteins:
- the LOC115531963 gene encoding histone H2B-like; protein product: MPADVAKPAPKKGSKKAVSKTAVKGGKKRRKSRKESYAIYVYKVLKQVHPDTGISSKAMGIMNSFVNDIFERIAGEASRLAHYNKRRTITSREIQTAVRLLLPGELAKHAVSEGTKAVTKYTSSK
- the LOC115531950 gene encoding histone H2B-like, which encodes MPADVAKPAPKKGSKKAVSKTAVKGGKKRRKSRKESYAIYVYKVLKQVHPDTGISSKAMGIMNSFVNDIFERIAGEASRLAHYNKRRTITSREIQTAVRLLLPGELAKHAVSEGTKAVTKYTSSK